In Staphylococcus saccharolyticus, one genomic interval encodes:
- the agrD gene encoding cyclic lactone autoinducer peptide AgrD: protein MENIFNLFLKIFTTILEFIGTVAGDSVCSSYFDEPEVPEELSKLYE from the coding sequence ATGGAAAACATTTTTAATTTATTTTTAAAAATTTTCACTACTATCTTGGAGTTTATTGGCACTGTAGCTGGAGATAGTGTATGCTCTTCTTACTTCGACGAACCAGAAGTGCCAGAGGAACTGTCTAAACTTTACGAGTAA
- a CDS encoding accessory gene regulator AgrB, with amino-acid sequence MKLIDNKIEQFAQFLQRKNNLDRIQFLKIRLGMQVLAINIEKSIVVYGLATIFHTFFYTLLTHLSYFLIRRHAHGTHAKSSLLCHIQSIILFIIFPYLIIKLDINYFLLLSLALVGLIIIIVYAPAATKKQPIPKRLVKQKKILSINLYCAILVISFITKEPVNKLILFGGILESLTLLPIFFPKEDIDYGKHF; translated from the coding sequence GTGAAATTAATCGATAATAAAATTGAACAATTTGCTCAATTTTTACAACGTAAAAACAACTTAGATCGCATACAGTTTTTAAAAATTCGTTTGGGAATGCAGGTACTAGCAATAAATATTGAAAAGTCTATTGTTGTGTATGGACTAGCAACAATCTTCCATACTTTTTTTTACACTCTTTTAACTCATTTAAGTTATTTTTTAATTAGAAGACATGCACACGGTACACACGCTAAATCATCACTATTATGTCATATTCAGAGTATAATTCTCTTTATTATATTCCCATATTTAATAATAAAGTTAGATATTAACTATTTCTTACTGTTGTCTTTGGCATTAGTCGGTCTAATTATTATCATTGTATACGCACCTGCAGCAACAAAGAAACAACCTATACCTAAGCGACTTGTAAAGCAAAAAAAAATACTCTCCATTAATTTATATTGTGCTATCTTAGTTATTTCTTTTATAACAAAAGAACCAGTGAATAAACTTATTTTATTCGGTGGAATTTTAGAATCTTTAACATTACTACCCATTTTTTTCCCTAAGGAGGATATTGATTATGGAAAACATTTTTAA
- the hld gene encoding delta-hemolysin — protein sequence MAADIISTIGDLIKWIIDTVKKFKKN from the coding sequence ATGGCAGCTGATATCATTTCAACAATCGGTGATTTAATCAAATGGATTATCGATACAGTAAAAAAATTCAAAAAAAATTAA
- a CDS encoding SdrH family protein, whose protein sequence is MKKNNIKHSFVSTGFAFMLSTSVFSHHVAHAESSENVNQYDLDKELDSVRTTNNSTYSQQPQVDSNHLNADADNNGNVNRNSDNNSESNGDSTSDNNSTSESDADADSDSDSNSDSDSNSDSDSDSDSDSDSDSDSDSDSDSDSDSDSDSDSDSDSDSDSNSDSDSNSDGGSHSDGHSGSGHGGASHTHPSDGKNHNTTGNSNHSGSTNHTGNHQPNGHGSNQSGNNHNQGNYGTSTPGDFDNGGHLDNSRAPYKKDKNDSINSASSFSPIQRHSAHYDHSQFIWNRSGSAVTHYSNKNIGDDSVTNTLLNRFKALANGAYKYNPFLINQVKNLTTENGEITDSDLYSLFRKQNFSGNEYLNSLQKGTNYFRFQYFNPLNASKYYENLDEQVLALITGEIGSMPDLKKTTDKEDNNHSAFKNHCADEITTNNNQQSKDYGKGKTYNHSLISLISAIIIIFAGVVGMFIYKRNKDKQ, encoded by the coding sequence ATGAAAAAAAATAACATAAAACATTCATTTGTGTCGACAGGATTCGCATTTATGTTAAGTACTTCTGTGTTTAGTCATCATGTTGCGCACGCTGAAAGTAGTGAGAATGTAAATCAGTATGATTTAGACAAAGAATTGGATAGTGTCCGGACGACCAATAACAGTACATACAGTCAACAACCTCAAGTCGACTCAAATCATTTAAATGCTGATGCAGATAATAATGGTAATGTAAATAGAAACTCTGATAATAATTCTGAGTCAAATGGTGATTCAACTTCTGACAACAATTCAACGTCTGAGAGTGACGCAGATGCAGATAGTGATTCAGACAGTAATTCTGATTCAGACAGTAATTCTGATTCAGACAGTGATTCTGATTCAGACAGTGATTCTGATTCAGACAGTGATTCTGATTCAGACAGTGATTCTGATTCAGACAGTGATTCTGATTCAGACAGTGATTCTGATTCAGATAGTAATTCTGATTCAGATAGTAATTCTGATGGTGGATCTCACTCAGATGGTCATTCTGGTTCCGGACATGGGGGCGCATCACATACACATCCATCTGATGGAAAGAATCATAATACAACTGGTAATTCAAATCATAGTGGTTCAACTAATCATACAGGAAATCACCAACCTAATGGCCATGGTTCGAATCAATCTGGAAATAACCATAATCAGGGAAATTATGGTACTTCAACGCCAGGTGATTTTGATAATGGAGGTCATCTAGACAATAGTAGAGCACCATATAAAAAGGATAAAAACGATAGTATTAATTCAGCGTCTAGCTTTTCACCAATTCAGCGTCACTCAGCCCATTATGACCATAGTCAATTTATTTGGAATAGAAGTGGTTCAGCTGTGACCCATTATTCTAATAAAAATATAGGGGATGACTCTGTCACTAATACATTGTTAAATAGATTTAAAGCACTCGCAAATGGTGCTTATAAATATAATCCATTTTTGATTAATCAAGTTAAAAACTTAACTACTGAAAATGGAGAAATTACTGATAGTGATTTATATAGTCTATTTAGAAAGCAAAATTTTAGTGGTAATGAATATTTAAATTCGTTACAAAAAGGTACAAATTATTTTAGATTTCAATACTTTAATCCGTTAAATGCCAGTAAATACTATGAAAATCTTGATGAACAAGTACTTGCTTTAATTACTGGTGAAATAGGATCAATGCCAGATCTTAAAAAAACTACAGATAAAGAAGATAACAATCATAGTGCATTTAAAAATCACTGCGCAGATGAAATTACAACTAATAATAATCAACAATCTAAGGATTATGGAAAAGGTAAAACATATAATCACTCATTGATTTCATTAATTAGTGCAATTATAATTATATTTGCAGGCGTAGTAGGAATGTTTATTTATAAAAGAAATAAAGATAAACAATAG
- the mroQ gene encoding intramembrane glutamic endopeptidase MroQ, whose amino-acid sequence MKRLWASLLTVLLYGLAQMLPGFIIRSHILGDMSKMETAKIFIYMQVFLFILAAFLIILINLKIKNPTKLESGHKEPKRYIITWALLGFCIVMVYQAIVSIIYNLTTGAPQNSPNTERLMAIAKQMPVFIILISIVGPILEEYVFRKVFFGELYNVIKGPRVVSFLIASIVSSLVFALAHNDFKFIPIYFGMGMVFSLAYVFTKRIAVPIGIHMLQNGLVVLIQVLGEDAIKKIQEHANFILHLIFN is encoded by the coding sequence ATGAAGAGGTTATGGGCATCCCTATTAACCGTACTTTTATACGGCTTAGCACAAATGTTACCAGGTTTTATTATCCGTAGTCACATACTTGGTGATATGTCTAAGATGGAAACTGCTAAAATATTTATATACATGCAAGTTTTCTTATTTATCTTAGCAGCTTTTTTGATTATATTAATTAATTTAAAGATTAAAAATCCTACTAAATTAGAATCAGGTCATAAAGAACCCAAGAGATACATCATAACTTGGGCGTTACTAGGATTTTGTATTGTCATGGTTTATCAAGCAATCGTAAGCATTATTTACAATTTAACTACTGGTGCACCTCAAAATAGTCCTAATACAGAACGTTTGATGGCAATAGCTAAACAAATGCCAGTATTTATTATATTAATTTCAATTGTTGGTCCAATCTTAGAAGAATATGTATTCCGTAAAGTGTTCTTTGGTGAGTTATATAATGTGATTAAAGGTCCTCGTGTAGTAAGCTTCCTAATTGCGTCAATTGTTAGCTCACTTGTGTTTGCTTTAGCTCACAATGATTTTAAATTTATACCTATTTATTTTGGTATGGGTATGGTATTCTCATTAGCTTATGTATTTACTAAAAGAATTGCTGTTCCAATTGGTATACACATGTTACAAAATGGTTTGGTTGTTTTGATACAAGTATTAGGCGAAGACGCTATTAAAAAGATTCAAGAACATGCTAACTTTATTCTACATTTAATTTTCAATTAA
- the groES gene encoding co-chaperone GroES: MLKPLGNRVIIEKKEQEQTTKSGIVLTDSAKEKSNEGVIVAIGQGRLLDNGSRVAPEVSEGDTVVFQQYAGTEVKRGDDTYLILNEDDILAIIE; encoded by the coding sequence ATGCTTAAACCATTAGGAAATCGTGTGATTATTGAAAAGAAAGAGCAGGAACAAACAACTAAAAGCGGTATCGTTTTAACAGATAGTGCTAAAGAAAAATCAAATGAAGGTGTAATCGTTGCAATAGGGCAAGGTCGCTTACTAGACAATGGTTCACGAGTTGCTCCTGAAGTTAGTGAAGGTGACACAGTTGTATTCCAACAATACGCGGGTACAGAAGTTAAACGTGGAGACGACACTTACTTAATTTTAAATGAAGACGATATACTAGCAATTATTGAATGA
- the groL gene encoding chaperonin GroEL (60 kDa chaperone family; promotes refolding of misfolded polypeptides especially under stressful conditions; forms two stacked rings of heptamers to form a barrel-shaped 14mer; ends can be capped by GroES; misfolded proteins enter the barrel where they are refolded when GroES binds) encodes MAKDLKFSEDARQAMLRGVDKLANAVKVTIGPKGRNVVLDKDYTTPLITNDGVTIAKEIELEDPYENMGAKLVQEVANKTNEIAGDGTTTATVLAQSMIQEGLKNVTSGANPVGLRQGIDQAVKVAVEALHDISQKVENKNEIAQVGAISAADEEIGRYISEAMDKVGNDGVITIEESNGFNTELEVVEGMQFDRGYQSPYMVTDSDKMIAELERPYILVTDKKISSFQDILPLLEQVIQSSRPILIVADEVEGDALTNIVLNRMRGTFTAVAVKAPGFGDRRKAMLEDLAILTGAQVITDDLGLELKDASLDMLGSANKVEVTKDNTTVVDGDGDENNIDARVSQIKAQIEETDSDFDKEKLQERLAKLAGGVAVIKVGAASETELKDRKLRIEDALNSTRAAVEEGIVAGGGTALVNIYKKVSEIEAEGDVETGVNILLQALQAPVRQIAENAGLEGSVIVERLKHAEAGVGFNAAANEWVNMLEAGIVDPTKVTRSALQHAASVAAMFLTTEAVVAKIPEPDNNDQAGMGGMPGMM; translated from the coding sequence ATGGCAAAAGATCTTAAATTTTCAGAAGATGCGCGTCAAGCAATGTTACGTGGAGTTGATAAATTAGCTAATGCAGTTAAAGTAACTATTGGCCCTAAAGGACGTAATGTAGTGTTAGATAAAGACTATACGACACCTTTAATTACAAATGATGGTGTGACAATTGCTAAAGAGATTGAATTAGAAGATCCATACGAAAATATGGGCGCTAAACTTGTTCAAGAAGTAGCAAATAAAACAAATGAAATTGCTGGGGACGGAACTACAACAGCTACTGTATTAGCACAATCTATGATACAAGAAGGCTTAAAAAATGTCACAAGTGGTGCCAATCCTGTTGGCTTAAGACAAGGTATTGATCAGGCAGTTAAAGTTGCTGTCGAGGCGCTTCATGACATCTCTCAAAAAGTTGAAAATAAGAATGAAATCGCTCAAGTCGGTGCTATTTCTGCTGCAGACGAAGAAATTGGTCGCTACATTTCTGAAGCAATGGATAAAGTAGGTAATGATGGTGTGATTACAATTGAAGAATCAAATGGCTTCAATACTGAATTAGAAGTTGTTGAAGGTATGCAATTCGATCGTGGTTACCAATCTCCATATATGGTAACAGATTCAGATAAAATGATTGCCGAATTAGAACGCCCATACATTTTAGTGACTGATAAGAAAATTTCATCATTCCAAGACATTCTTCCTTTATTGGAGCAAGTGATACAATCTAGTCGACCAATTTTGATTGTCGCAGATGAGGTTGAAGGTGATGCATTAACTAATATTGTGTTGAACCGTATGCGTGGAACATTTACTGCTGTTGCAGTTAAAGCCCCTGGATTTGGTGATCGTCGTAAAGCGATGTTAGAAGATTTAGCTATTTTAACAGGTGCACAAGTAATTACTGATGATTTAGGTTTAGAGCTTAAAGATGCTTCGCTCGATATGTTAGGTTCAGCTAACAAAGTTGAAGTCACAAAAGATAACACAACAGTTGTTGATGGCGACGGTGATGAAAATAATATCGATGCTCGCGTAAGTCAAATTAAAGCTCAAATCGAAGAAACAGACTCTGATTTCGATAAAGAAAAATTACAAGAGCGTCTAGCTAAATTAGCCGGCGGTGTCGCTGTAATCAAAGTAGGTGCAGCAAGCGAAACAGAACTTAAAGATCGTAAATTACGTATTGAAGATGCACTTAACTCAACACGTGCAGCAGTTGAAGAAGGTATTGTTGCCGGTGGGGGTACAGCCTTAGTTAACATTTACAAAAAAGTTAGCGAAATTGAAGCTGAAGGTGATGTTGAAACAGGCGTTAATATCTTGTTACAAGCTTTACAAGCCCCTGTACGTCAAATCGCAGAAAATGCTGGATTAGAAGGATCAGTTATCGTAGAACGTTTAAAACATGCTGAAGCAGGTGTAGGATTTAATGCAGCTGCAAACGAGTGGGTAAATATGCTTGAAGCCGGTATTGTTGACCCAACAAAGGTAACTCGTTCAGCATTACAACATGCCGCAAGTGTAGCAGCCATGTTCTTAACTACTGAAGCTGTGGTTGCTAAAATTCCAGAACCTGATAACAACGATCAAGCAGGTATGGGTGGAATGCCAGGTATGATGTAA
- a CDS encoding LPXTG cell wall anchor domain-containing protein, whose product MTLKKPILKITIWVDEKGNIIKNEVEDSKTPESERKPIQIKGYQFVKTVIENGITKHIYKKEELLREPCEPSKHCKSKEKEETENKYNKDCSKSEYKDENQKLEKKNEHKSELPETGNSQINQKPALMMLLAGLGLLGLYRKKIKD is encoded by the coding sequence ATGACTTTAAAAAAGCCTATATTAAAAATAACTATTTGGGTCGATGAAAAAGGGAACATTATTAAAAATGAAGTAGAAGATTCAAAAACGCCTGAATCAGAAAGAAAACCAATTCAAATTAAAGGGTATCAATTTGTTAAGACTGTCATTGAAAATGGAATAACTAAACATATATACAAAAAAGAAGAGCTTTTAAGAGAACCATGTGAACCAAGCAAACATTGTAAATCAAAAGAAAAAGAAGAAACAGAAAATAAGTACAATAAAGATTGTTCTAAATCTGAATATAAAGATGAAAATCAAAAATTGGAAAAGAAAAACGAACATAAAAGTGAATTACCAGAAACTGGTAATTCACAAATCAATCAAAAGCCTGCATTAATGATGTTATTAGCTGGTTTAGGATTATTAGGTTTATATAGAAAGAAAATTAAAGATTAA
- a CDS encoding LPXTG cell wall anchor domain-containing protein yields the protein MISYIAVQPQSDVIETEFKGNSDESAKRQIEMQAKELTLEAPDVSANEENATVVVMPKDESTKLELQYTDAKGQLKIIIATKNGETWTLNKDVTGITIDSQTGQVTISYVAVQPESEIVATEVKGNSDISLASKVMMPRKEITPQSPSLNIDNKKGIVIIKSNNGSTELKIKYTNQQGRIITISANKINQLWRLNQRIKGIKIDPLTGEVIISELAVLKESIISVKAIKGNSDESKEARIKMPIKPIRKEQPDCDLKANNLINNKNDNCIDDIIEFKNKKLKLNSNKQLPETGEIDNSRNTILFSIITLGLAFIQKSRKKESKS from the coding sequence TTGATTAGTTATATAGCTGTACAACCACAAAGTGACGTTATTGAAACAGAATTTAAAGGAAATAGCGATGAAAGTGCTAAAAGACAAATAGAAATGCAAGCTAAAGAATTGACGCTTGAAGCACCTGATGTAAGCGCTAATGAAGAGAATGCAACAGTAGTTGTAATGCCGAAAGATGAGTCTACAAAACTAGAACTTCAATATACAGATGCTAAAGGGCAATTAAAAATTATTATTGCAACTAAGAACGGAGAAACTTGGACTTTAAACAAAGATGTAACTGGAATTACGATAGATTCGCAAACAGGACAAGTGACGATAAGTTATGTCGCAGTACAACCAGAGAGTGAAATTGTAGCAACAGAAGTCAAAGGAAATAGTGATATCAGTTTAGCAAGTAAAGTTATGATGCCTAGAAAAGAAATTACACCTCAATCTCCATCTCTAAATATAGATAATAAGAAAGGTATAGTTATTATTAAATCAAATAATGGTTCAACAGAATTAAAAATAAAATATACGAATCAACAAGGACGAATAATAACTATCTCAGCAAACAAAATCAATCAACTTTGGCGTTTGAATCAAAGAATAAAAGGAATAAAAATTGATCCTCTAACAGGAGAAGTTATCATCAGTGAACTAGCAGTTCTGAAAGAGAGTATTATCTCGGTTAAAGCTATTAAAGGAAATAGTGATGAAAGCAAAGAGGCAAGAATTAAAATGCCAATTAAGCCAATTAGAAAAGAGCAACCTGATTGCGACCTAAAGGCAAACAATTTAATAAATAATAAGAACGATAATTGTATAGATGATATAATTGAATTTAAAAATAAAAAATTAAAATTAAATTCTAACAAGCAATTACCTGAAACAGGAGAAATAGATAACTCACGTAATACAATATTATTTAGTATTATAACTTTAGGATTGGCATTCATTCAAAAGTCTCGTAAAAAAGAAAGTAAATCATAA
- a CDS encoding aminotransferase class I/II-fold pyridoxal phosphate-dependent enzyme: protein MNPLAQNLNKDIQQSSPEVLNMLSQLGKDMFYPRGILSQSSEAKSTKYNATIGMATNNEGKMYAQSLNQIFDELTPDEIFPYTPPQGAEELRTLWQEKMLKENPDLSQDAISRPIVTNALTHGLSLVADLFVNPNDTILLPNHNWGNYKLVFNTRHNSKIETYPIFDDEGHFTTDELLKTLQNYDKDKVIMILNYPNNPTGYTPTTEEVKTIVQAIKELASRGTNVIAVVDDAYYGLFYEDVYTQSIFTALTQIDSPHILPVRLDGATKEFFSWGFRVGFMTFGIRNQSTKDAIEAKVKGLIRSNISSGPLPSQSAIKHVLKYHDQFDKEIAQNIETLKARYEVTKEVVDHLQYSNYWQAYDFNSGYFMALKVNNVNPEALRKHLIEKYSIGIIALNDNDIRIAFSCVEKEDIPHVFESIAKAIDDLK, encoded by the coding sequence ATGAATCCTTTAGCCCAAAATTTAAACAAAGATATCCAACAATCAAGCCCCGAAGTACTCAATATGTTATCTCAATTGGGTAAAGACATGTTTTATCCAAGAGGTATTCTTTCACAATCTTCAGAAGCTAAAAGTACTAAATACAATGCTACAATTGGTATGGCTACAAATAATGAAGGTAAGATGTATGCTCAATCACTTAATCAAATATTTGACGAACTGACACCTGATGAAATTTTCCCATATACGCCACCTCAAGGGGCTGAGGAATTACGTACCTTATGGCAAGAAAAAATGCTCAAGGAAAATCCAGACTTAAGTCAAGATGCTATTTCTCGCCCTATCGTAACTAATGCACTCACACATGGTTTATCACTTGTTGCTGATTTATTTGTAAATCCAAATGATACGATTCTATTACCAAATCATAACTGGGGTAACTATAAACTCGTCTTTAATACACGTCATAACAGTAAGATTGAAACTTATCCAATTTTTGATGATGAGGGACATTTTACAACAGATGAACTTTTAAAGACCTTACAAAATTATGATAAAGACAAAGTAATTATGATTTTAAACTATCCAAATAACCCTACTGGTTATACTCCAACAACTGAAGAGGTTAAAACTATTGTTCAAGCAATAAAAGAACTTGCAAGTAGAGGAACGAACGTAATTGCTGTAGTAGATGATGCTTATTATGGCTTATTCTATGAAGATGTTTATACACAATCTATCTTTACAGCATTAACTCAAATTGATTCACCTCATATCTTACCGGTTCGCTTAGACGGTGCTACAAAAGAATTCTTTTCATGGGGATTCCGTGTAGGATTTATGACATTCGGCATAAGAAATCAATCAACCAAAGACGCTATTGAAGCTAAGGTTAAAGGACTAATTAGAAGCAATATTTCAAGTGGTCCTCTACCATCACAAAGTGCCATTAAACATGTTTTAAAATACCATGATCAATTCGATAAAGAGATTGCACAAAACATTGAAACTTTAAAAGCACGATATGAAGTGACTAAAGAGGTAGTTGATCATCTTCAATATAGCAATTATTGGCAAGCTTATGATTTCAACTCCGGTTACTTTATGGCTTTGAAAGTTAACAACGTCAATCCTGAGGCATTACGCAAGCATTTAATTGAAAAATACTCAATCGGCATCATCGCATTAAATGATAATGACATTCGTATCGCATTTAGTTGTGTAGAAAAAGAAGACATTCCACATGTATTTGAGTCTATTGCCAAAGCGATTGATGATCTAAAATAA
- a CDS encoding Trp-rich small protein yields the protein MTWWQDGIITLITGGILIVFRIWLEIKWKGK from the coding sequence ATGACGTGGTGGCAAGATGGTATTATAACTTTAATTACAGGTGGCATACTCATTGTCTTTCGAATTTGGTTAGAAATTAAATGGAAAGGCAAGTAG
- a CDS encoding SE1626 family protein translates to MKHLTKIFVGLAIVLFVVGYYLQATGHESQGIKLLLAAIMFMICAFIDRNNKRRKKR, encoded by the coding sequence ATGAAGCACTTAACTAAAATATTTGTAGGTTTAGCAATAGTACTTTTTGTTGTAGGTTATTACTTACAAGCTACAGGACATGAATCACAGGGAATTAAATTATTACTTGCTGCAATTATGTTTATGATTTGTGCATTTATAGATAGAAATAATAAGCGGCGAAAGAAAAGGTAA
- the pmtR gene encoding PSM export ABC transporter transcriptional regulator PmtR — MKLILKNNSENPIYEQIKQQIKENILKGYVAPGEHLPSMRELAKDLQVSLITTKRAYEDLEKDGFVKTIRGKGTFVKEQDNSILKEKQFFVIENLAKTMSKEAKTIGMPLEELIEILSLIYEEED; from the coding sequence ATGAAATTAATTTTGAAAAACAACAGTGAAAATCCCATTTATGAACAAATCAAACAACAAATTAAAGAAAATATTCTAAAGGGTTATGTTGCTCCTGGAGAACACTTGCCATCAATGCGTGAGTTAGCAAAAGATTTACAAGTGAGTTTAATAACTACAAAACGTGCGTATGAAGATTTAGAAAAAGATGGATTTGTGAAAACTATAAGAGGCAAGGGGACCTTCGTAAAAGAACAGGATAATTCAATTCTGAAGGAGAAACAATTTTTCGTTATTGAAAATTTAGCGAAAACAATGTCCAAAGAAGCCAAAACAATTGGCATGCCTTTGGAGGAATTAATTGAAATATTATCTTTAATATATGAGGAGGAAGACTAA
- the pmtA gene encoding phenol-soluble modulin export ABC transporter ATP-binding protein PmtA — protein MNAIELKDVSYQTGAFQLKDVSFNVPKGFVTGFIGGNGAGKTTIIRLIMDLIQSKNGQISVFGKSMKSNPVELKSKIGFVYSEIYFNQKWSVKKLENIIAPFYDNWDHELFINYLSFFQLPYKNKIKTFSTGMKMKLSLAIAFSHHAELFILDEPTSGLDPLVRNELLEIIQQELIDEEKTVFFSTHIISDLEKVADYIVYLSDGEIVFYESRDKLSQKYKIVSGSNEDLDKELEELLIYSEKKKTGYIGLTEYYQTFNELFGDEVEVKDATIEQLMIYLEKSKKQQELKNLTIRENNHETTIN, from the coding sequence ATGAACGCGATCGAGCTTAAAGATGTAAGCTATCAAACTGGCGCATTTCAATTAAAAGATGTCTCCTTCAATGTTCCAAAAGGATTTGTTACAGGTTTTATAGGTGGGAATGGAGCAGGTAAGACTACAATCATTCGTTTGATTATGGATTTAATTCAATCTAAAAATGGACAAATTTCTGTATTTGGGAAAAGCATGAAAAGTAATCCAGTAGAGTTGAAAAGTAAAATAGGCTTTGTTTATTCAGAGATTTATTTTAATCAAAAATGGAGTGTAAAAAAATTAGAAAATATCATTGCTCCCTTTTATGATAATTGGGATCATGAGTTGTTTATCAACTATCTAAGTTTTTTTCAACTTCCGTATAAGAATAAAATAAAAACTTTTTCAACTGGTATGAAAATGAAATTATCATTAGCCATTGCATTCAGTCATCATGCAGAATTATTTATATTAGATGAACCAACTTCTGGATTGGACCCTTTAGTCAGAAATGAATTGTTAGAAATTATTCAACAAGAACTTATAGATGAGGAGAAAACAGTATTCTTTTCTACCCATATCATATCTGACTTAGAAAAAGTTGCAGATTATATTGTTTACCTAAGCGATGGTGAAATTGTTTTTTACGAATCTAGAGATAAGCTATCTCAGAAATACAAAATAGTTAGTGGTTCCAATGAAGATTTAGATAAAGAGTTGGAGGAGCTATTAATCTATAGCGAAAAGAAAAAAACTGGCTACATAGGGTTAACGGAATACTATCAAACTTTTAACGAATTATTTGGTGATGAAGTAGAAGTTAAAGACGCTACGATTGAACAGCTAATGATTTATTTAGAAAAAAGTAAAAAACAACAAGAATTAAAAAATTTAACTATAAGAGAGAATAATCATGAAACGACTATTAATTAG
- the pmtB gene encoding phenol-soluble modulin export ABC transporter permease subunit PmtB — protein sequence MKRLLIRNFKLRRWTLLIYVLLLLFFPIFNLLNKYELPHSIISGSIGLILTIICLVDAGHLFRVNRRLGGTNSYYFFGSLPVSKKDLLNANYITCVVLTLLGALIISLYGYETNQIKTDSIYFSTTYSFIVANFFSIPIAFNKSTEQKNKDVPYIAYVFVVIVVLPFILSVLFILINYLTQNDSHIPTAYSYFLNYGLLIISIISLVINYLIQIKKIKN from the coding sequence ATGAAACGACTATTAATTAGAAATTTTAAACTACGTCGTTGGACGTTATTGATTTATGTGTTATTACTTCTATTCTTTCCAATATTCAATTTGTTAAATAAGTATGAATTACCACATTCAATTATATCAGGATCAATTGGTCTGATTCTTACAATCATTTGTCTTGTAGATGCTGGTCATCTATTCAGAGTTAACCGAAGACTTGGGGGTACAAATTCCTATTATTTCTTTGGTAGTTTGCCAGTTTCCAAAAAAGACTTGCTTAATGCCAATTATATTACATGTGTCGTTTTAACGCTTCTAGGTGCATTAATTATTAGTTTATATGGTTATGAAACAAATCAAATTAAGACAGATTCTATATATTTTTCAACAACATATTCTTTTATAGTGGCAAATTTCTTTTCAATACCTATAGCTTTTAACAAGAGTACTGAACAAAAAAATAAAGATGTACCTTATATAGCTTATGTTTTTGTTGTAATAGTCGTCTTACCATTTATCTTATCTGTCTTATTTATTTTAATTAATTATCTAACTCAAAATGATAGTCATATACCGACTGCATATTCGTACTTTTTAAATTATGGTTTATTAATCATTAGTATAATTAGTTTAGTCATTAATTATTTGATTCAAATTAAAAAAATAAAAAATTAA